acaaaacgtgAAAAGAAGAGTCATGGGCATGATGTggatatatcatcatcatcactagtcATCctctgaggtgcagcaagtatatattattataagtttttatttttcgtttcggAAAACATCCAGGCTGGgtctcggtttggaaatgtgacctaggcctaagACGGGATTGAATCATATCATACAGACCCTGAGCATGTCCGTTCCGTTGTACTGACAGTTCTTGACCCAGTCCGGAGTGATGGTCCCTAACCCTCCTGCGAACAGACAACAGTCGTGGTCCTGCCAGCTGCTCGCCGTGTGGTTCACGAAGTACATGTTCCCGTCAGCCATCAGGAAGGAGCACGTGTAGTTCTGGTAACGGGCGGGCCCCTCGAACAGCGGCAAGCACCAGTCAATGAAATCACTGCGTAACGTCTGCAAAATTTAGAAAGGGCTCAGGTTGAAAACCTCCGTGGTTGAAGCAAACATCGCCAATAGGCAATACAAGTATAGATGGGTCCTGTGAGACCTTTTAAATGTGGTATGGCAATAAATCTGACAAGCGCACAGAAAGGACCAGCGACTTATGTACAAAGGAGCACACACGAAAAGACAATCTATGGCACAGGAAAGCATTTACAAGTAACGTACATTATCTATTGCACATGTTAATTTGGAATTATCACGCTTAATTTCTCTGCCATGAACAGTTGAGGCCCCTCCTTGCTTTAACAAACATGTTCTAACCTTTAACAGAAACAAAAGAACGTTTCAAAATGCTTGTAGGACGACTTGTTAAATCTTATCAATCTTTAAATGTCCCCTCCTCCCTTATAAAGTATTTAGGTTATTGCCCTTCATGCCTGGAATGAGGTACCGTTCTTATGTGTAATTTACACTCACTATAGGCACGTGTAATGAGAGTAAACTTGGTGACTAACCTTAGTCTTCCAGTTATAATAGACGACGCCAGGTTTGTTGAAGTCGTCTCCGTACTTCTCTATACGGACGGTGAACTTGGACGTGAACTGATCCGGCCACATAGGCGGCTTGGGGCTGGACGCTTCCGACCCTGCgagaacaaaacaaacttgtGATACTCTAGACGGCACTTATTAATATacactgttttttaaacgttgaGCGTGGTATGGCATCCTCTTCAAGCAGAGGCTCAATGATAATGCtccgtcttgttcttgtattttttatgcgtttttgtcgTGCTGTCTATTTCATCAATTTGTCAGGTTTCTTTTCATGAAAACCTGATGAGTGGAAAGTAAGACCAAAACGTGgaaaaaagacgtcaaaaacagccggaacctaacctctgcttggacagtgaGGGAGGAAGGTATTTAGACATTTAACTCATTTTTACATCGTGTTTTCGACATACACGCATGCATAGCAGAGCAAGAGCTCGAACCACTGACAAAATTGCTCCCATGCACTTTTCAAGCAACTCACGTATCACGCTATGAGAGTACATGTACTACGAAAAGACTATTCGCCGAATGGGTGATTGACCTGAGATGACCCTTGCCGTAGTCTCGTGACAACCATATGCATGTACGGTGCACTGATATCAATGGATAAACAAAACGGCTGAACATAGATACTGCATACAGATATAGCGTGACAACGACTTTGATCTTTGATATTGGGATTTTATCGTTTGCGTTCAATTctgtggatttaaaaaaaaaattcttacagTGACTTTATCCTCTTTCCATTGTATATTTTACGGTGCTGACGTTTCAACTTCACCAGCATAAATGAGGTAAGACTCAAAATCGGTTGGAACTGCGGGCTGTACATGACTGTGCCGCGCAGTACCGCCAAATCTTTGAACACCAAAGAAGATCAGTAAATGACATAGATCCCCAATAACAATTAAACTGCCCCTTCAAGTTTTACACAATTGTTTGTGACTTACCGGAAATGGACGCAGCTAGCGTCTCTCCTGCAGCCAACACGAACAGGAACAATGCGCACCGGCTACGGCGTTTGTTGAACGTCGACGTCGGCATGGTGGCTGTCATGGAGTGGCGTCAACCTCAGGAAACCTTTATAATATCACGAGAATGATGTAATGTGTCATTATATGACGACATGCGCGTACGGCTAACAACTCATGGTCATGTGACGTACAAAAACACAGACTTTGGCTTTGTGCCAGTATTGTGTCTTTTGTAAAGGCGGTGGGAAACATTCGAAGCGGGGTCTATTACTGGAACTAACATTAAGATTACATACAATGTCTGATTCGCCTATAGCATGACTTACCTTTTCTTTGAAGATCTAACTcgtactgttacagtatattGCACCACGTTCTCAGGTGAGGTCGATTGACACCTGACTTCCGCGTGATCCTGCAGACAGCCGAGGTCATTgcccatattttgaacaccttaatgcaacggataaatttctatttttgatgcgcctagacaaaccctgtatatcaaacattatctgttcctatatctacacctgtacaaagaagcgagaagatgtcgaccatcctgttagcttagtaccttcagctagttaattgtatcttgttgtttttgcatatgtttgttatgtctgttatcagtcatgtctgttatcagtgacctgtacctagcccgtcgaggcatgaatgtacaataaaggtctttcattcattcattcattcattgtccTCCAAGTTCACATGCGCGTCAAAGCCGCGATTTTGacattcagtcagtcagtcagtcagtcagtcagtcagtcagtcagtcagtcagtcagtcagtcagtcagtcagtcatagtcatacggcgTATTACAGCAGAATTTTAAGATCCTCACatcccccgtaggaaggcctggtggagactAGGCAAACACTAGTTATACATTAACCACATTTAGCGGCGGACAAGGGGattgatgaaagagctgggctgtctacctggcctgtctacctggtctggctatcacgtcaggctacttaggtccccccattcatagccccatcatatggcactcagccaaaatagctgattgacaggcatagtaattgctaatctccaaccctgctagtgacctgaggttggcctgtccaccactggcagggcccttcgggaatgtgtctgggaggccttccttgcggcgtgtcaggaacacaagtaccagtactgtgtgtgtgtatgtttgtgtgtgagagagagagagagagagagagagagagagagagagagagagagagagagagagagtaagaatgggcttgccagcaacagaaatttattctttattacctccatgaaatgtcatggaggttatatttacctccatgaaatgtcatggaggttatattttaccctgcgtttgtgtgtctgtctgtctgtctgtgtgtttgtgtgtgtgtgtgtaaacaagataactcatgaATGgcttggtttgatacttggtgtgttggtggggtgtgatgaaagctggcaatgattagattttgggccccctagcggcttcccctTGGTAcagcagcgcaacttccgggctttgctatttcggtgttctgaacatgctatggtcacgattttggagtgttagatagctctgtGCTCagggaagaaatgacataagtttgggcctcctagcgtctagttttgggatagcaggggcatttttgtcaaaaacttctgaagaggataactcaagaagggaacaaaggattttcatgatttttggtatgtaggtaccttagacagtATTGTACACGATAaagtactaattatgcaaaataggagtacatttgcataattaatgagaatattctataatagcagttttttcaatgtatctcttgtttcagacatgctatggtcttgacatttaggtggtagatagcttttagtgccatgacaaattggggcaagtttcagtcccctaacatttaattgtggaactgcaggggcatttttgtcaagacacttcaaagaggataactgcggaaaggaacgacggattgccatcattttaagcatgcaggtagcttgggcaaagatgttcataatgatatgcatgttatgcaaatgaggacttaatttgcataattaatgaggaaactgtatagttccattgttttcaataactggacctcaatacatctAACACAtgctaattatgataggtgaaatataagcagatacgGTAATATGTTaatgaggactttatttgcataatttatgtaaaaaattgcaaaaccactttatgattcataatgggaattttataattgtgacatgtgtacgttagtcaatgatgaacaacaccatgcataaattatgttaatgtgttagtcaattgcatgaaatttatgaaagctctaaattttcatggaggtatgaggtcgccgaactctagtttaccctgcgtttgtgtgtgtgtctgtctgtctgtctgtctgtgtgtaaacaagataactcaagaacggcttggtggattggtttgatacttggtgtgttggtggggtgtgatgaaagctggaaatgattagattttgggccccctagcggctccccttggtactgcagcgcaacttccggttttgctaacttggtgttctgaacatgctatggtcacgatttttgagtattggatagctcttgtgctcaggaagaagtgacataagtttgggccccctagcgtctagttttaggatagcaggggcatttttgtcaaatcttctgaagaggataactcaagaagggaacaacggattttcatgatttttagtatgtaggtaccttggacaatgttgtacaagatgaaatactaattatgcaaaataggagcaaatttgcataattaatgacaacattcaatcatagcatttttttcaatgtatctcttgtcttggacgagatatggtcttgaaatttgggtggtagatagcttttagtgtcatgacaaagtggagcaagtttcagccccctaacatttaatttgggaactgcaggggcgtttttgtcaagacattccaaagaggataactgcagaaaggattgacggattggcatcatattaggcatgcgggtaccttaggcaaagatgatcataatgatatacatgttatgcaaatgaggacttaatttgcataattaatgaggaaattgtataattccattgttttcaataactggacttcaataaatgcaacacatgttaatcatgataggtggaatataagcagatactaaatatggtaatgaggaacttatttgcataatttatgtaaaaattgcaaaaccgctttatgattaataatgggaattttataattgtgacatgtgtacgtttgtcaatgatgaacaacaccatgcataaattatgttaatgtcttagtcatttgcatgaaatttacaaaagctctagattttcatggaggtatgaggtcgccgaactctagttgaataATTAAAATgatctatcttctagaacagaaactatctcagctcGTGCAACAAGAAGGACgagcataaatcactgtaaagctaaacttgtactgaccaaggggggtataATTACCGTATGATGTACCCCCTTGTTCtctatactagtatgccatgttgacatatagtAGATATACAATACTTTGATATAAATGTACTAGCGTTAGACggaataacgttatacatttttCAATATGTGTACCTAGCTACAAAGGGCTGTTGACTTTGATCTGGTCTATTATTGacatagttacctccatgacatGTCATGGAgattatatttacctccatgaaatgtcatggaggttatatttacctccatgaaatgtaatggaatggaggttatattttaccctgtgtttgtgtgtgtgtctgtctgtctgtgtgtaaacaaaataactcaagaacggttgggtggattggtttcatacttggtgtgttggtagtgtgtgatgaaagctggaaatgattagattttgggccccctagcggctccccttggtactgcagcgcaacttccggttttgctattttggtgttctgaacatgctatggtcacgatttttgagtattggatagctcttgtgctcaggaagaagtgacataagtttgggccccctagcgtctagttttaggatagcaggggcatttttgtcaaatcttCTGAagatgataactcaagaagggaacaacggattttcatgatttttagtatgtaggtacctcagacaatgttgtacaaaatgaaatactaactatgcaaaataggagcaaatttgcataattaatgacaacattcaatcatagcagttttttctatgtatctcttgtcttggacgtgatatggtcttgaaatttgggtggtagatagcttttagtgtcatgacaaagtgaaacaagtttcagccccctaacatgtaatttgggaactgcattggcgtttttgtcaagacactccaaagaggataactgcagaaagtattgacggattggcatcatattaggcatgcgggtacctcaggcaaagatgttcataatgatatagatgTTATGcgaatgaggacttaatttgcataattactgagaaaattgtataattccattgtttgcaataactggacttcaataaatgtaacacatgttaatcatgatatgtggaatataagcagataccaaatatggtaatgaggaacttatttgcataatttatgtaaaaattgcaaaaccgctttatgattaataatgggaattttataattatgacatgtgtacgttcgtcaatgatgaacaacaccatgcatatattatgttaatgtcttagtcaattgcatgaaatttacgaaagctctaaattttcatggaggtatgaggtcgccgaactctagtttaccctgtgtttgtctgtgtgtctgtctgtctgtgtgtaaacaaaataactcaagaacggcttggtggattggtttcatacttggtgtgttggtagtgtgtgatgaaagctggaaatgattagattttggtccccctagcggcttcccttggtactgcagcgcaacttccgggtttgctatctcgtgttctgagcaagctatggtcacgattttggagttttagatagctcttgtgctcagaaataagtgacataagtttgggccccctagcgtctagttttaaGAAaacaggggcatttttgtcaaaaacttctgaagacgataactcaagaagggaacaacggattttcatcatttttggtatgtaggtaccttagacaatgttttacaagataagatactaattatgcaaaacaggagtacatttgcataattaatgagaatattctatcatagcatttttttcaatgtatctcttgttccagacatgctatggtcttgatattttggtggtagatagcttttggtgtcatgaaaaagtggggcaagtttcagccccctaacatttaattgtggaactgcatgggtctttttgtcaagacactccaaagaggataactgcagaaagaaacgatggattgcctgcattttaggcatgcgggtagcttaggcaaagatgatcataatgatatacatgttatgcaaatgaggacttaatttgcataattaatgaggaaattgtgtagttccattgttttcaataactggacctcaatacatgtaacacatgttaattacgataggtggaatataagcagataccaaatatggtaatgaggagcttatttgcataatttatgtaaatattgcaaaaccgttttatgattaataatgggaattttataattgttattattatgtgtacgttagtcaatgatgaacaacaccatgcataaatcatgtttatgtgttagtcaatttcattaaatttaggaaagctctaaattttcatggaggtatgaggtcgccgaactctagttctatgCTGTTTTAGTACAAACGTTGTAAATATTAGCTTGACTTGTTGTAAGATAAATGctttataaggccacagcaagtaaattttatggatgacatcctctgcagactgcaaaaatagtgcgatagggcgaaaaaaaacaagatgggtgggAAAAAAAGACGGCTGCATTTTCAAAAAATGGCACTatgaagttgtgatgaatgttgtaacaacaattaaagggacaaaacatggtacaagagccaacaaggcatttatttctgtattcaagacatgtactggtgtggtaaaagtgacactacgagggttgatcaataagttctcggcctaactcagaaataataagcacaactcaaattttgaggcacaactttatagtatgaagtcttttatcaatatcctccaaattacaaatcattggagtcattactttccaggcattcggtTTATGCAAttatgcttattatttctgggttaggccgagaacatattgatcacccctcgtagagtggtagactggcattaccaacaaagttggtaaccacactcatggcttccatattggtgtcacttttacaacccTCCAATAAGTTtgttttctacaactacagtcttgGGTAtatcgcaagtgtcacttctactagTACAATtatcaggctacaacacaacatatttgctcattttggtactttatcgccatgttgaccatccctgcagaagaaaagaattcttgtttttttctgaaatcatgcgaaaattaatgcgcgcgctgatgtcatccgtagaatttacttgctgtggcctaatgcatTGCGTTTTTCAGTACTTGATCATGTTTTTGTTCATTGGCttgaacatacacatacatctgTATCATGATAACCCGTGTATGGTCATGATGACAGTGTGTTACGTgtaagggcggttataccagctacatAAATTTAGATTCAGATACAGATATGCAATACGTTTCAATTGGATGCAATCGCACAATGtatgttgtacagaatgatGCAGATATGAGCAACGTTGAAGTGGAAATGTAATGTAAGTAAATCATGTTTGTAGCAGCTCTTTCTTCAGAGCCGTCAATAAACATCACAGTTGATCACTCGATGAAAGGAAAGAGACATTTCAATTATTAACAGTACAGATGACCATGTCGAGGGCAATAGAAATGATAATGCTGTTCTGACTGTGTCTGGATTTTGCATTTTACGCCTATCGTTCTACTGACGACTATGAacagtaaaaaatcacgaaaaCCTTCACACGCATCGCAACAACATTGTTTCTGGTATATCATTGaagataataatgataaagatgATGACATTGATGTGGTATGTTCTACTAATTAGTGTCGTGCTATAGCTATCCACACGACGGCCAGGGCATGTCAACTAGCCTAGCTCTAGGCCCTGTAGGCTCGCACTCTTTACTACATCCTCCACGTGGTTTGGTCATGTCGGCGCTCGGTGGGCCGACTTGGAACCAGTCATAGTCTAAGGGAAACAATATTCAAGAAATTAGCAAAATGACATTAAAGAAAACTGCAAAGAGAAAAGTTCAAAGGTTGTTATTAACTCTTGATAAGCGTGATTATATAGAAAAATTTCTATCCATGATGTCTAAAATATTTCCTCCTTGTAAGTCGCTTCTGTTTCGGTTGTCCCCTTGTCTTTTAGAGAAATGCTACATGAAGGGGGCAGCTTTGACCTTTTAACTGTAACTTATAATACAGCAACGTGCGgatatcatttcatttttgttaCGTCACTGGAAGAGCTATCAGTGTAAGTTTGTGTAAGTTTCATTCAAATATCTTAATACAAAAAGTATAATTCATTGCAAGAACCCACCTAAAATTGCAGGACCAACAGCGACTAGTCCGAAGAACCGTACCGGAGTGTGATCGTGCACCGTGTCCCAGTACGCGTAACACGGCTGGCTTGGGTCCGATGTGCCGGGAAACCACCACACGTCAACTTTGTGTCCCTGCAAAGTTGCCGTGGTAGTTAATGATCGAGTCTGAGAAAATAGTCTTTTCGCACAGCTGAAATGAAGTCATTTATgccaatgtacaataaaggtcttcttttATTAAGACAGACCGCGAGTCCCTTACCCTGAGCGTGTCCGTTCCGTTGTACTGACCGTTCTTGACCCAGTCCGGGGTGATGGGTCCTAACCCTTCTGCGAACAGACAACAGTCGTAGTCCTGCCAGCTGCTCGCCGTGTGGTTCACGAAGTACGTGTTCCCGTCAGTCATCAGGAAGGAGCACGTGTAGTTCTGGTATCCGGGCGGGTCGAACAGAGGCAGGCACCAGTCGATGAAATCACTGCGTAGAGTCTAGAACGTTCATGAAGAAAGGGTTGAGAGTTAAGCAAACATCACTTGTACATCCACGCATGTTTATAATTTCTAACGTAATAGGATTTATTAAACCTGAAACGCACACTGTACGGACCAGAAACGGATGGAAAGTAGACAGATTAGACAGCAATCAAACCTGCAACAAGACCTAGATGCCCTTGACGCATGGACAAGTAAAAGTCACATGCAATTGCACCCAAATAAATGCAAAGTGatgcattttttcttcagacgAACACCTCCCCCTCTCCCTTCTCTCCAACTAGCCGGCCACACCCTCCAGGAAGTAACTGTAGCAAGATTATTGGGAGTGTGGTTGCAAAGTAACTTGAAGTGAGACAGCCATGTAACCCACATGGTTAAAACAAGCGGCAAACGTCTATTCATCCTAGACGGGTTGAAGATGTTCAGAGTTCCCGAACTTGATCTAGTCACCATCTACACTTGCTACGTGCGCCCCATCTGTGAGTATGCTGTCCCTGTTTGGAATCCCGGACTTACCAAAACCCAGTCATTCCGTCTAGAGACCATCCAACGCCGTGCTTGCCGCATCATTCTGGGCAAGAAGTACACTCACTACTCAGAAGCCCTCACTCAACTCGGACTACCCACCCTTGAATCCAGGAGGGAACAACTATGCAAGAAGTTCGGACTGAAACTTCTGAAATCGGCTTTCAGAGACTGGCTTCCCCAGTCCCGGGGTGAAGCTAGTGGTCGGCTAACGCGGACTAGCCACAAACTGAACTCTATATACACACGAACTGAGCGCTACCGTAACAGTCCGATACCCTACATTACCAATGTATTGAATAAGGAATTGTGACCGTTAAACAcgaatattttgttgttgattttaatgttgatatattatattatattatgatagATTTTAAAGATTCCTTGTCAATTTTAACGATCTTTAACCGCAATAATTGTTATGGAAATTTATTACGATGGAGTGCCC
This genomic stretch from Branchiostoma floridae strain S238N-H82 chromosome 13, Bfl_VNyyK, whole genome shotgun sequence harbors:
- the LOC118429233 gene encoding uncharacterized protein LOC118429233 isoform X2, which gives rise to MTATMPTSTFNKRRSRCALFLFVLAAGETLAASISASSPKPPMWPDQFTSKFTVRIEKYGDDFNKPGVVYYNWKTKTLRSDFIDWCLPLFEGPARYQNYTCSFLMADGNMYFVNHTASSWQDHDCCLFAGGLGTITPDWVKNCQYNGTDMLRGQKVDVWWFPGTSDPSKPCYGYWDTVDDHTPVQFFGLASIGPAILDYDSFKVGPPIADMTKPHGGCSKECEPTGPGARLFDIPWPSCG
- the LOC118429233 gene encoding uncharacterized protein LOC118429233 isoform X1 — its product is MTATMPTSTFNKRRSRCALFLFVLAAGETLAASISGSEASSPKPPMWPDQFTSKFTVRIEKYGDDFNKPGVVYYNWKTKTLRSDFIDWCLPLFEGPARYQNYTCSFLMADGNMYFVNHTASSWQDHDCCLFAGGLGTITPDWVKNCQYNGTDMLRGQKVDVWWFPGTSDPSKPCYGYWDTVDDHTPVQFFGLASIGPAILDYDSFKVGPPIADMTKPHGGCSKECEPTGPGARLFDIPWPSCG
- the LOC118429234 gene encoding uncharacterized protein LOC118429234, with the translated sequence MTATMPTSTLNKRRSRCVLFLILSAAGQTLAASISGSPVSSPKPPMWPDQFTSKFTVRIEEYGDDFNKPGVVYYNWKTKTLRSDFIDWCLPLFDPPGYQNYTCSFLMTDGNTYFVNHTASSWQDYDCCLFAEGLGPITPDWVKNGQYNGTDTLRGHKVDVWWFPGTSDPSQPCYAYWDTVHDHTPVRFFGLVAVGPAILDYDWFQVGPPSADMTKPRGGCSKECEPTGPRARLVDMPWPSCG